The Treponema sp. J25 region GGAGCGCCGCCCCTACCCGAAAATGAGAATAGGGGGCATAGGAATTTTCTGTGGCTTGTAAAGCCATTTCATACAAAGCCTGTGCATCCATCATATATATGCTTCTCCACGTTGACAGATATACGGTTACCCGCTACCATACTACCATATCCCGGGGGATTTATGCAAAAAAAAAATATAGTAGGATATAGTGTTATACCTCTTTTTGTTATATTTCTGTATATTCTTCTTGCCTCTCAACCAATACCGGAGGAAGTAAGTCTGGCACCCCATTGGATAGTAGACCTTACCGCCTTGTCAGCCCAGGGCCCAGAAACTCCCCCATCTCAAGGAGTTGTCCCCTTTAAAAGCGGTTCTTTCTTTGGCTATATAGGGGTAGATGGGAAAGGAGGAGGGCTGCTTCCGGTGAATGGTGCGGTAACTTATTCCCGGAACTGGTGGATTGATTTTGTCGACCCTTCCCGTCCGATTACCCTGCGCAATCCTTCGAGAACTATCCAGACCCCAATCGAACAAGTACCGGGGTACCCCTTTTTTTTAGAGGACCGGCTTTTTTTTATCGATGAAGAACAGCGTTCTCTTTTTCGCTACACCGAAGAGGGGAAGTTCCTCTGGTTCTACGCGTTTCCGGGCATATGCACCGGTCTTTCCAGTGGGACCAATCGTCTTGTGGCGGGGACCCTCGAAGGGTTGCTCGTGGTGCTGGATGTTACCAATGGTAAAGAACTGTATAGATTTGAACCGGGGGGATCTCGGCGTTCCCTTATCCTCTCTTCGGCTATTTCCAAAAATGATACGTATATTGCCCTCGTAGCGGGACTTGAACCCCAGCGATTTCTCGTTCTCGAACAATTCAAAAACACCTACAAGGTGTTATACCATAGGTACCTTTCTTTTAATTATCGACGGCCCGTGTGGTGCACCATCGTAAAAAATGAATGGGTTCTCTACGAACAACCCGAGGGCATTGGTATTTTCCACCTCTTTTCCAAAAAATTCTGGTTCCTTTCTTTCCCGGAAAAATACCGTCTGTACCGGATCCAGAAAATAGGTGGAACAGAACAACAGGGAATAGTGGGTGTACTTCTTTCCCAAGAAAAAAATCATGCTCTCCTTACCATCCGGTTACCCGATACTATTCTCGGCATAGCTCCCTATGAAGCGGGGGAAACCGACCTTACGACCGTCCAAGATACTTTTTATCTTTCCTCGGATACTCGCT contains the following coding sequences:
- a CDS encoding PQQ-binding-like beta-propeller repeat protein, with translation MQKKNIVGYSVIPLFVIFLYILLASQPIPEEVSLAPHWIVDLTALSAQGPETPPSQGVVPFKSGSFFGYIGVDGKGGGLLPVNGAVTYSRNWWIDFVDPSRPITLRNPSRTIQTPIEQVPGYPFFLEDRLFFIDEEQRSLFRYTEEGKFLWFYAFPGICTGLSSGTNRLVAGTLEGLLVVLDVTNGKELYRFEPGGSRRSLILSSAISKNDTYIALVAGLEPQRFLVLEQFKNTYKVLYHRYLSFNYRRPVWCTIVKNEWVLYEQPEGIGIFHLFSKKFWFLSFPEKYRLYRIQKIGGTEQQGIVGVLLSQEKNHALLTIRLPDTILGIAPYEAGETDLTTVQDTFYLSSDTRFISFSFIEGR